The proteins below come from a single Pandoraea apista genomic window:
- a CDS encoding LysR substrate-binding domain-containing protein, whose amino-acid sequence MRITQLRSFHAVARHGSVTRAAQALHVSQPTMTTQIRALEETYGVELFYRHGRGLTLTPTGKALYAVSLRIFADEAEALGLLKEHGGLRTGELRLGAVGPHHVMEIVAAFQPRYPGMRISMRPGNSEEMIESLLAYRTDVAVLARYYDDARLHVVPYRTHPVVLLVPRAHPLARRHSVKLAELANVPMLMREPGSTTRHAFEVALQAAGVTPTVAMEIGSREAIREAVMLGLGIAAVSAREHTPDERLATVSISDARVETTTVVVCLAERRESRAIAAFLEVVAGLV is encoded by the coding sequence ATGCGGATTACTCAATTGCGTTCGTTCCACGCGGTAGCGCGCCACGGCAGCGTGACGCGCGCCGCACAAGCGCTGCATGTGAGTCAACCCACGATGACCACGCAAATTCGTGCGTTGGAAGAGACCTACGGCGTAGAACTGTTCTACCGGCACGGGCGCGGGCTGACGCTCACCCCGACGGGCAAGGCGCTATACGCCGTGAGTCTGCGCATCTTCGCCGACGAGGCCGAAGCGCTGGGTCTGCTCAAGGAGCATGGCGGGTTACGCACAGGAGAGTTGCGTCTGGGGGCTGTTGGCCCCCATCACGTCATGGAGATCGTGGCCGCCTTCCAGCCGCGCTACCCCGGCATGCGCATTTCGATGCGTCCGGGCAATTCGGAAGAGATGATCGAGAGTCTGCTGGCGTATCGCACCGACGTGGCGGTGCTCGCGCGCTACTACGACGACGCACGGCTGCATGTCGTGCCTTATCGCACGCATCCGGTCGTGCTGCTGGTACCGCGCGCGCATCCGTTGGCGCGGCGGCACAGCGTGAAGCTCGCCGAGTTGGCCAACGTACCGATGCTCATGCGCGAGCCGGGATCGACCACGCGTCACGCCTTCGAAGTCGCGTTGCAGGCTGCCGGCGTCACGCCGACGGTCGCCATGGAGATCGGCAGCCGCGAAGCCATTCGCGAGGCGGTGATGCTGGGACTGGGAATTGCCGCAGTGTCGGCACGTGAGCACACCCCCGACGAACGGCTGGCCACGGTGTCGATCAGCGATGCGCGCGTGGAGACAACGACCGTCGTGGTGTGTCTGGCGGAACGGCGCGAGTCGCGCGCGATTGCGGCGTTTCTGGAGGTGGTGGCGGGGTTGGTGTGA
- a CDS encoding LysR family transcriptional regulator has protein sequence MASSSRRTEHAAASAGGPKSSKATATATATALPGSSNASAAVPQVPPLPALTLRQVQYFVALAHSRSFTQAAQALSVTQPALTAAIRQIEFLLGGRLFERSAHRLTLTEAGSTILPLAERLLNAARGTFDDMSSTFALQAQTVRIGFIPSVAARLLPVLGTLREAYPNVRFALSDLPNSELVAALARGEIDLGVGVRDDADEAGHAASADGFRCDDLFDDEIVLVARRDDPLASAASVTWVQLTERDLAVFVRGNVSDSLQRTGGSQNLRLEPKYRMEYTEPLYALVRSGLALAILPRLYTLHLHDPALVALEVTAPRVTRTVALMSLEGKERGPQVSACREWIARHLAT, from the coding sequence ATGGCGAGTTCGTCCCGACGTACCGAGCACGCCGCGGCCAGTGCTGGCGGCCCGAAGTCCTCCAAGGCCACCGCCACCGCCACCGCCACCGCACTGCCGGGTTCCTCGAATGCGAGTGCCGCCGTTCCCCAGGTGCCGCCGCTGCCGGCGCTCACGTTGCGGCAGGTGCAGTACTTCGTGGCGCTCGCGCACTCGCGCAGCTTCACGCAGGCGGCGCAGGCGCTCTCGGTCACGCAGCCGGCGCTCACGGCGGCGATTCGTCAGATCGAATTCCTGCTCGGCGGCCGGCTGTTCGAGCGCTCGGCGCATCGCTTGACGCTGACCGAAGCCGGCTCGACCATCCTGCCGCTCGCTGAACGTCTGCTCAACGCCGCGCGTGGCACATTCGACGACATGTCGAGCACCTTCGCGCTGCAAGCCCAGACGGTGCGCATTGGCTTCATTCCGTCGGTTGCGGCGCGTCTGCTGCCAGTGCTCGGCACGCTGCGCGAGGCGTATCCCAATGTGCGTTTTGCACTCTCCGATTTGCCGAACAGCGAACTCGTGGCGGCCCTCGCACGCGGTGAGATCGATCTCGGCGTCGGCGTTCGCGACGATGCCGACGAAGCCGGACATGCCGCCAGCGCCGACGGTTTTCGTTGCGACGATCTGTTCGACGATGAGATCGTGCTCGTGGCGCGTCGAGACGATCCGCTCGCCTCGGCGGCATCCGTCACCTGGGTGCAGCTCACCGAGCGCGATCTCGCGGTGTTCGTGCGCGGTAACGTCAGCGATTCCCTGCAACGCACGGGCGGCTCGCAAAATCTGCGGCTCGAACCGAAGTACCGCATGGAGTACACCGAACCGCTCTACGCGCTGGTGCGCAGCGGACTCGCGCTCGCGATCCTGCCCCGGCTCTATACGCTGCATCTGCACGATCCGGCGCTCGTTGCCCTTGAAGTCACCGCGCCGCGTGTCACGCGCACCGTGGCGTTGATGTCGCTCGAAGGCAAGGAGCGTGGTCCGCAGGTCAGTGCGTGCCGCGAGTGGATCGCAAGGCATCTCGCTACGTGA
- a CDS encoding undecaprenyl-diphosphate phosphatase, translating to MDYLQVLVLAIVQGVAELLPVSSSAHVIMAEKLMGLDPSAPEMTLLLVMLHTGTMLAVIVYFWKSWRERYFSSKYDFIHNAKQVIIATAFTGVIGLALMFFIEKVLMRGTQHSEIEHLFGNMYIISAGLAMAGILILISGMRRAPMGDRPMRGADSAWIGAVQGVCLPFRGFSRSGSTISTGMLRGLDKVRVEEFSFALAVVLTPPVIVKEAYRLYKSGGAQTFSGHYMTVLTPSLVGMVFSFLAGLVALRWLSRWLEHGRWYLFGIYCLVASAVVLAASQYL from the coding sequence ATGGATTATCTGCAAGTGCTCGTGCTCGCCATTGTGCAGGGCGTGGCCGAGTTGCTCCCCGTGTCGAGTTCGGCACACGTCATCATGGCCGAGAAGCTCATGGGGCTCGACCCGTCGGCACCCGAGATGACGCTGTTGCTGGTCATGCTCCACACCGGCACGATGCTCGCCGTCATCGTTTATTTCTGGAAGTCGTGGCGCGAACGTTATTTCTCGTCGAAGTACGACTTCATTCACAACGCCAAGCAGGTGATTATCGCAACGGCCTTCACTGGCGTGATCGGGCTGGCGCTGATGTTCTTCATCGAGAAGGTGTTGATGCGAGGGACTCAGCATTCCGAGATCGAGCATCTGTTCGGCAACATGTACATCATTTCGGCCGGTCTCGCGATGGCGGGGATTCTGATTCTGATCTCCGGCATGCGGCGTGCGCCGATGGGCGACCGGCCGATGCGCGGTGCAGACTCCGCCTGGATCGGCGCGGTACAGGGTGTCTGCCTGCCCTTCCGTGGGTTTTCGCGCTCGGGCTCGACCATCTCGACCGGCATGCTGCGCGGGCTCGATAAGGTGCGTGTCGAGGAATTCAGCTTCGCGCTGGCTGTAGTGCTGACGCCGCCGGTGATCGTCAAAGAGGCTTACCGTCTGTACAAGTCGGGTGGCGCACAAACCTTCTCGGGCCACTACATGACGGTGCTCACGCCGAGTCTCGTGGGGATGGTGTTCAGCTTCCTCGCCGGTCTGGTGGCCCTGCGCTGGCTGTCGCGCTGGCTCGAACATGGCCGCTGGTATCTGTTCGGCATCTACTGTCTTGTGGCCTCGGCCGTCGTGCTGGCGGCAAGCCAATATCTGTAA
- a CDS encoding adenosine deaminase family protein, with amino-acid sequence MTETPGHVPAARTGVQIQEAHRTFFHAMPKVELHCHLLGAVRHDTFVALAQKSNAPLARAEIDAFYTRGEKPVGVLRVLRALDEHLLSTPDDLHRIAYEYLADAAAHNVRYSEFFWNPTGTVRTSGIPYASAQDAIVAAIHDAGRDHGIVGRLVPSIDREADPREAVEMVEWMREHRADEVIGIGIDYRENDRPPELFWKAYRNARLAGFKTTAHAGEFGMPWTNVETAVELLKCDRIDHGYTVVDAPDFARECAERGIVFTVVPTNSYYLRTLTPERWAEDHPIRRMPGLGLKLHPNTDDPTLHKVNPAQAWELMYSHFGFSLDELRGFMHNGLDGAWIDDSTRREWRRSFAAEFDTARDTLTRTLAA; translated from the coding sequence ATGACAGAGACACCGGGCCACGTGCCCGCCGCACGCACCGGCGTGCAGATTCAGGAGGCGCATCGCACGTTCTTCCACGCGATGCCGAAAGTTGAATTGCATTGCCATTTGTTGGGCGCGGTGCGTCACGACACGTTCGTGGCGCTTGCGCAGAAGTCGAACGCGCCGCTCGCCCGGGCGGAGATCGACGCCTTTTACACGCGCGGGGAGAAGCCCGTCGGGGTGTTGCGCGTGCTGCGCGCGCTCGATGAGCACCTGCTGAGCACACCCGACGATCTGCATCGCATCGCCTACGAATACCTGGCCGACGCCGCGGCGCACAACGTACGCTACAGCGAGTTCTTCTGGAACCCGACGGGCACTGTGCGCACCTCCGGCATTCCCTACGCGAGCGCCCAAGACGCCATCGTTGCCGCCATTCACGATGCCGGGCGCGATCACGGCATCGTTGGCCGTCTCGTACCGAGTATCGACCGGGAAGCCGATCCGCGCGAAGCCGTCGAGATGGTGGAGTGGATGCGCGAGCATCGTGCCGACGAAGTCATCGGCATCGGTATCGACTATCGCGAGAACGACCGGCCGCCCGAACTGTTCTGGAAGGCGTATCGCAATGCGCGTCTGGCGGGATTCAAGACCACGGCGCATGCGGGCGAATTCGGCATGCCCTGGACGAATGTCGAAACGGCCGTCGAACTGCTCAAGTGCGACCGCATCGATCACGGCTACACGGTTGTCGACGCCCCGGACTTCGCGCGCGAATGCGCCGAGCGCGGCATCGTCTTCACGGTAGTGCCGACCAACTCGTATTACCTGCGCACACTCACGCCGGAACGCTGGGCGGAGGATCACCCGATTCGCCGCATGCCGGGCCTCGGCCTCAAGCTGCATCCGAACACCGACGACCCGACGCTGCACAAGGTCAATCCCGCACAGGCGTGGGAGCTGATGTACAGCCACTTCGGCTTCTCGCTCGACGAGTTGCGCGGCTTCATGCACAACGGCCTCGACGGCGCATGGATCGACGACAGCACACGCCGTGAGTGGCGCCGGAGCTTCGCGGCGGAATTCGACACAGCGCGCGATACGCTCACCCGGACGCTGGCGGCCTGA
- a CDS encoding DUF4148 domain-containing protein, which produces MNTRILAAVVAAASFVSASAFADARYDNNVSDLQVAAQSQVSRAEVRSELAQASANGQLNQVETGTPLIAAAQAQKAAPADSLTRADVRAQLTGRNLLDQDNRS; this is translated from the coding sequence ATGAACACCCGTATCCTTGCCGCCGTTGTCGCCGCCGCTTCGTTCGTATCGGCCTCGGCTTTCGCTGATGCGCGTTACGACAACAACGTTTCCGACCTGCAAGTCGCTGCGCAAAGTCAGGTCTCTCGCGCCGAAGTGCGTAGCGAACTGGCGCAAGCCAGCGCCAACGGTCAACTGAATCAGGTCGAAACCGGCACGCCGCTGATTGCGGCTGCACAAGCACAAAAGGCTGCGCCGGCCGATTCGCTGACGCGCGCCGACGTGCGTGCTCAACTGACCGGACGCAACCTGCTCGATCAGGACAACCGCTCGTAA
- the psrA gene encoding iron-containing alcohol dehydrogenase PsrA produces the protein MTARSRFHNPVDVHFGAGALAHLPERVGNRRAVLVTMPEARALGMTGQIEALLGHRLAGVIDQVSPNPDVRELAPMYGDFWRRYGQCEVIVALGGGSALDTAKLLMVAGDDDRFATLVDALDAGVTFRPARTKRLITVPTTAGTGSEVTPWATLWDRHVKRKKYSLHLPETWPEAAIVDPRLTRSLPRAVTLQSGLDALSHALEAIWNVNANPISDTFAVSAARDMMRVLPRLMASLDDEDLRAQAALAALQAGMAFSNTKTALAHSISYDMTIRHGLPHGIACSFTLPEVMRLAIGRRADRDAVLARVFDGDIANAPDKLTVFLNGLGVATEFAAYGVTEPESNAMIAAALEGPRGRNFIGAVV, from the coding sequence ATGACTGCACGTTCACGTTTCCACAACCCGGTCGACGTTCACTTCGGCGCCGGCGCTCTCGCCCACTTGCCAGAGCGGGTCGGCAATCGCCGCGCGGTGCTGGTCACCATGCCCGAAGCCCGCGCGCTGGGCATGACCGGGCAGATCGAAGCGCTGCTCGGACATCGCCTCGCCGGAGTGATCGATCAGGTCAGTCCGAATCCGGACGTGCGCGAACTCGCACCGATGTACGGAGACTTCTGGCGACGCTACGGGCAATGCGAAGTGATCGTGGCGTTGGGCGGCGGCAGCGCGCTCGACACGGCCAAGCTGCTGATGGTGGCGGGTGACGACGACCGCTTCGCCACGCTTGTCGACGCGCTCGATGCCGGCGTGACCTTCCGGCCTGCGCGTACGAAGCGCCTGATTACCGTGCCCACGACGGCGGGGACCGGCAGCGAAGTCACGCCGTGGGCCACGCTGTGGGATCGCCACGTGAAGCGCAAGAAATACTCGCTGCATCTGCCCGAAACGTGGCCGGAGGCGGCCATCGTCGATCCGCGCCTGACGCGCTCTCTGCCGCGTGCCGTCACGTTGCAAAGCGGTCTGGACGCCCTCTCGCATGCGCTGGAAGCGATCTGGAACGTGAACGCCAATCCGATCTCCGACACCTTCGCCGTGAGCGCGGCGCGCGACATGATGCGCGTGCTGCCAAGGCTCATGGCGTCGCTCGACGACGAGGATCTACGGGCTCAGGCGGCGCTCGCTGCGTTGCAGGCGGGCATGGCGTTCTCGAACACGAAGACCGCGCTGGCCCATTCGATTTCTTACGACATGACGATTCGTCACGGCTTGCCGCACGGCATTGCGTGTTCGTTCACATTGCCGGAGGTGATGCGGCTGGCCATTGGCCGCCGTGCCGATCGCGATGCGGTGCTGGCGCGGGTGTTCGACGGCGATATTGCGAATGCGCCGGACAAGCTCACCGTGTTTCTCAACGGCTTGGGCGTGGCCACCGAATTCGCGGCGTATGGCGTGACCGAGCCCGAATCCAATGCCATGATCGCCGCCGCGCTCGAGGGTCCGAGAGGGCGCAACTTCATTGGCGCGGTGGTCTGA
- a CDS encoding nucleoside hydrolase — translation MTHLNELNTPADAGASRHRNRRNFLRTSLAASLATLGATGAGSALADLTSTEGAARLAADNTARRTVVIDCDPGQDDAIAILFALGAHDQIDLKALTAVGGNVPLNLTERNARIVRDWADKTHTLPVYAGCPKPLMRELITAANVHGRTGLDGVTLHEPRGPLAPQHAVTYLIDTLRAAAPGSVTLVALGPLTNIATALSAAPEGARALREIVLMGGAWFERGNITPAAEFNIYVDPEAASIVLGAGVPVTVLPRDVCVKAPITPQRVAPFRALKNRCGPIVADILAAEVAYQKGRRGVESAPMYDPCTIGYLVDPTMFGGRRVNVAVETTGQLTLGETVVDWNGRSKRAVNATWITDVDADRFYETLLARIARLP, via the coding sequence ATGACCCATCTGAACGAACTGAACACACCGGCCGACGCGGGGGCCTCGCGCCATCGCAATCGTCGCAACTTCCTGCGCACGTCGCTCGCCGCCTCGCTTGCCACACTGGGCGCGACGGGGGCGGGCAGCGCGCTTGCGGACCTCACGTCGACCGAAGGCGCCGCTCGTCTGGCGGCCGACAACACGGCGCGCCGCACGGTCGTCATCGACTGCGATCCGGGTCAGGACGATGCGATTGCCATCCTCTTTGCGCTGGGTGCGCACGACCAGATCGACCTGAAAGCGCTTACCGCCGTGGGCGGCAACGTGCCGTTGAATCTGACCGAGCGCAACGCGCGCATCGTGCGCGACTGGGCGGACAAGACCCACACCCTGCCGGTCTACGCCGGCTGCCCGAAGCCGCTCATGCGCGAGCTGATCACCGCTGCGAACGTGCACGGCCGCACCGGGCTCGACGGCGTGACGCTGCACGAGCCGCGTGGCCCGCTCGCGCCGCAGCATGCCGTGACATATCTGATCGACACGCTGCGCGCCGCAGCGCCGGGCAGCGTCACGCTCGTGGCGCTCGGCCCGTTGACCAACATCGCCACCGCGCTGAGCGCTGCGCCGGAAGGCGCCAGAGCGCTGCGCGAAATCGTGTTGATGGGAGGCGCGTGGTTCGAGCGCGGCAACATCACGCCGGCAGCGGAATTCAACATCTATGTCGATCCGGAAGCCGCGAGCATTGTGCTCGGTGCAGGCGTACCCGTGACCGTGCTGCCGCGCGACGTCTGCGTGAAGGCGCCGATCACGCCGCAGCGCGTTGCGCCGTTCCGTGCGCTGAAGAATCGGTGCGGTCCGATCGTAGCGGACATTCTCGCGGCGGAAGTGGCGTATCAGAAGGGACGTCGCGGCGTGGAATCGGCGCCGATGTACGACCCGTGCACCATCGGCTATCTCGTCGACCCGACGATGTTCGGTGGCCGCCGTGTGAACGTTGCCGTGGAAACGACGGGCCAGTTGACGCTGGGCGAGACGGTCGTGGACTGGAACGGCCGCTCGAAGCGTGCTGTAAACGCCACGTGGATCACCGATGTGGACGCCGACCGCTTCTACGAGACGTTGCTCGCCCGTATCGCGCGTTTGCCTTAA
- a CDS encoding NCS2 family permease, producing the protein MASERSPGQTATVPGGWLERRFAIAGRGSSVRTEVLAGITTFLAAAYLLVVIPSLLATGGMDRGAATTAVMLVFVLFSVLMGFYANLPFVVGPGIGGSVIVGVTLAATEHVAWQTGIAIAFLSGVLFLLLTVIGARSVVARLIPTAIKLGLGASIGLFIAVLGVRNAGMVVANAKTNAFALGDFSKPGTIVALIGLGTAVLLQGRKVPGAILWSILVAAVAGVPLGVTRLPESFISLPHSIAPVAFQLDLRSALTIASLPYLFAFFAAEFFSTLGTTLAVGGKAGLLDEHGNMENINRPFLVDSIAATGGALLGIPALTALVESAAGVEAGGRTGLTSIAAAVMFALMCFFVPVALAIPKEATAPALILIGLSMFSTIRHVPFDDFSDAFPVLAMVLLTLLSNSFGTGIAGGLLCYVLVKALMGRFKELPWGLYVLALPLAYYFWTVVGRH; encoded by the coding sequence GTGGCTTCCGAGCGATCCCCGGGCCAGACTGCCACGGTCCCGGGCGGCTGGCTCGAGCGCCGCTTCGCCATCGCCGGACGGGGCTCCAGCGTGCGCACCGAAGTTCTGGCCGGCATCACCACATTTCTCGCTGCCGCCTATCTGCTGGTCGTCATTCCGTCGCTGCTCGCCACGGGCGGCATGGATCGCGGCGCGGCCACCACGGCCGTCATGCTGGTCTTCGTGCTGTTCTCGGTGCTGATGGGTTTCTACGCGAACCTGCCGTTCGTCGTCGGACCGGGCATCGGCGGGTCGGTCATCGTGGGTGTGACGCTCGCCGCTACCGAACACGTGGCCTGGCAGACCGGCATCGCCATCGCCTTCCTGTCCGGCGTGTTGTTCCTTTTGCTGACGGTGATCGGCGCACGCAGTGTGGTGGCACGCCTGATTCCCACGGCCATCAAGCTCGGTCTGGGGGCGTCCATCGGCTTGTTCATTGCAGTGCTCGGCGTGCGCAATGCGGGCATGGTCGTGGCCAACGCCAAGACCAATGCGTTTGCGCTGGGCGACTTCAGCAAGCCGGGCACGATCGTCGCACTGATCGGCCTGGGCACCGCCGTGCTGCTGCAAGGCCGCAAGGTCCCGGGCGCCATTCTCTGGTCGATTCTGGTCGCGGCGGTGGCCGGTGTGCCGCTGGGTGTGACCAGGTTGCCCGAGTCGTTCATCTCGCTGCCGCACAGCATTGCGCCGGTGGCATTTCAACTCGACTTGCGCAGTGCGCTGACGATTGCGTCGCTGCCGTATCTGTTCGCCTTCTTCGCTGCCGAGTTCTTCTCGACGCTGGGGACTACGCTCGCGGTCGGTGGCAAGGCGGGGTTGCTCGACGAGCACGGCAACATGGAGAACATCAACCGTCCGTTTCTTGTCGATTCCATTGCCGCGACAGGCGGTGCATTGCTGGGCATTCCCGCGCTGACGGCGCTGGTCGAGTCGGCGGCGGGTGTCGAAGCCGGGGGCCGCACCGGTCTCACGTCGATTGCCGCTGCCGTGATGTTCGCGCTGATGTGCTTCTTCGTGCCGGTTGCGCTGGCCATTCCGAAGGAAGCCACGGCGCCCGCGCTGATCCTGATCGGCCTGTCGATGTTCAGCACGATCCGCCATGTGCCGTTCGACGATTTCAGCGACGCGTTCCCCGTGCTGGCGATGGTGTTGCTCACACTGCTCTCGAACAGCTTCGGCACCGGTATTGCGGGCGGTTTGTTGTGCTACGTGCTGGTCAAGGCGCTGATGGGCCGCTTCAAGGAATTGCCGTGGGGACTGTATGTGCTGGCGCTGCCGCTGGCGTATTACTTCTGGACAGTCGTGGGACGCCATTGA